The segment TCGCCAGGTTCGGCCTCGGCCGCAACCCGGTCCGCACCCTCCTGCTCGTCAACCTCGCCATCGCCCTGCTCGGGATGACCTTCACCGTCCGTGAGTGGGCCTGGCTCTACGTCCTCGGCATCTTCCTCTTCATGGCCGTGATCCCGGCCGCCGAGGCAGCCGAGCAGACGATCATGCAGCGGGTCGTCCCGTTCCGCACCCAGGGTCGGGTGTTCGGCTTCGCCCAGAGCGTCGAGCTGGCCGCCAGCCCGATCTCGGCGTTCCTCATCGGCCCGATCGCGGAGTTCGCGCTGATCCCCTACATGGAGTCCGAGGAGGGCCGCGACTCGTGGCGCTGGCTGCTCGGCGACGGCGACGCCCGGGGCATCGCGCTGGTCTTCATGATCGCCGGCGCGATCATGTTCGTCACCGTGCTCGTCGCGCTGACGTCCGCGCCCTATCGCCGGCTCTCCGCGGCCTACGCCGATGCGCCGCCACAGCAGCTCGAGGGCGCGGCCAGCGACTGACCCGCCGGCGGGTGGCTCAGGCGGGCATCCGGGCGTCGAGGAAGCGGACGGTCCGGTCCATCGCCGCGATGAAGGCCGGCCCGAACGCGTGCCCGTCGTCGTACCACTCCAGGGTGGCGTCGACTCCGGCCTCCGTCATGGCGCGCTGGGTGGCCCGGGCCCACGGGGGCGGGCAGGTGTCGTCGACGCGACCGTGCACCATCAGCACCGGCTCCGTGATGTCGCCGAAGAGCGGTCGCGGAGAGACGCCCCGCCAGAACTCCGGGTCCTCGGCGGGGAGCCCGTGGCGCCCCCGGAAGCCGGCTTTCAGCTCGGCGAGGGGCGCGTCGGGGCGCTGGAACTGGGCGAAGTTGTCCGCCTCGAGGCTCGAGACCGACGCCCAGCCGACGCCGGCGGCGAAGAGGCCGGGCTCGGCGGCGAGCGCCTTCATCATCACGCCACCTCCCATCGAGCGCCCGAAGAGCGCGATCCGGTCGGGGTCGACCCGCACGTCGTCGGACGTCCGGAGCGCGTGGAGCGCGGCGACCGCGTCGGCGGCGTAGCCGAGCCGGACCGCCTGCTCGACGCGCGGGTCGTCGGTCGACTCGGCATGGTTGCGGTAGTCGACGTGCAGCGCGACGTAGCCGCGCTGGGCCAGGAACCCGCGCTCGCGCGTCATGCCCTGGCCGCGGACGTAGTAGGCCGGGTCGATGTAGCCGTGCGCCAGCACGACCGCGGGGAACGGACCGCGCCCGGTCGGCACGTTGAGCACGCCGCTGATCCGCAGCGGCTCGGTGCCCCGGCCCATCGTCGTCGACGCGAAGGTGACGTCGTACGACGTGTAGGCGGGGGTCCGCTCGCGCACCGTCCCGAGCCGCAGGTCACCGCCGGTCAGGTCGGCCTGCGCGAGGGCGGCCATCGAGATCGGGTGTGCCGGCTCGGGCTCCTCGGCCGGTTGCTCGGAGGGCGGCTCGGTCGGCTCCTCGGAGGGCTGCTCCGTCGGCTCGCTGGTCGACTCGCTGGTCGGGGTGGCGCTGGGGGTGTCCTGCGGGTCGGCGGAGCCGGGCTCGTCGGCCCCGCTCGAGCACCCGGCGAGCAGCACCAGGACCGCGGTGACGGTCGCGACATGGCCGGCGGCTCGGGGCCGGAGGGCAGGCATGTCGACCAGTCTGCGGCACGGCTGGAAACGCATGGTCCACGTCTGGTCACGTCTGCGGCCCGCGGGACGTCGACTGGTCGAGACGACGCGCACGCGGAAGGGTGGACCCATGGACCGGACGGAGAGCTTCGAGGCCGAGCGGCCCCGACTGCTCGGCATCGCGACCCGCGTGCTGGGCGACCATGCCGAGGCGGAGGACGTGGTGCAGCAGGCCTGGCTGCGCCTCGACCGCGCGGTCACCCGCGACGGCACCGACATCGACAACCTCCCCGCGTGGCTGACCACCGTCACCACCCGGCTCTGCCTCGACCGGCTGCGGGCCCGCACGCCGGTGCCGGTGGAGGACCCGCACCTCGAGGACACGCTGGAGCCGTGGTCCGAGCCGGTGACCGACCCCGCTGACGACGTCGCGCTGGCCGACACGGTCGGTATCGCGCTCCAGGCGGTCATCGACCGGCTGTCGCCGCGCGAGCGGGTGGCCTTCGTCCTGCACGACAGCTTCGGCTTCGACTTCGCGACCATCGGCGCGGTCCTCGACACCTCGCCCGTCGCGGCCCGCAAGCTCGCGTCGCGGGCCCGGGCCAAGGTCGCGCAGCCGGCACCCGAGGACGCGCTGGCCGACTGGGAGGTCGTCGACGCGTTCATGGCCGCCGCCCGCGGCGGCGACTTCGAGCGGCTCCTGCAGCTGCTCGCGCCCGACGCGGTGGTCGGCGCCGACGAGGCCGCGGTCCTGGCCGGCACGCCCGCCTCCATCGAGGGTCGCGACGAGGTCGCCACGTTCTTCAACGGCAGCGCCCAGGCCGCGATGGCCGTCTTCGTCGGCGACCGACCGGCGTCCGCGTGGTTCCACCGTGGAGCGGCGGCGGTCGTCTTCGACTTCGAGGTCGCCGACGGCAAGGTCCGTGCGATCACCTTCCGCGCCGAGCCGGCCGTGCTCGAGCAGGTCGTGCGCCGCGAGGGACCCGAGGTCCGATGAGCAGCCGCGTGACGGGTCGGGCCGTGGGGGTGGCGGCACATCGCGCGCCATGGGCCGTTCCACGTGCAACCTGCCGCCACCATGTGGGTGCCGCGACGCTCACCGGTCACACCTGCGCGGCGTCGTACGTCAGTGGAGTGAACACACCAGGAGGAGAAGCGAGATGAAGACCATGACCTGCCGCCAGCTGGGCGGACCCTGCGACCTCGCCCACCGTGGCGAGACCCACGACGACGTGATCAACGCGCAGGACCAGCACCTCAAGCAGGCCGAGAAGGACGGCGACGAGGCGCACCTGCCGGCCCGCAAGGAGATGAAGGGTCGCTGGCGACACCCGAAGAAGTCGCTCGGCTGGTACCGACAGATGCAGACCGACTTCGCCGCGCTCCCCGAGGACTGAACGGCGGCGAAGCCTGGGGTCAGCGTGAGCGGCGGTCCGCCAGCAGCCAGGCGGCACCCGACGCCACCGCGGTGACGCCGAGCACCGACGGCCAGGTGCCGACCTTCTTCGCCAGCGGGTGCGAGACGCCCATCGCGGTCCAGTAGGCGGCGCTCAGCCCGACGGCCAGCGGCGCGCCGCCGACGGCGTACCACTGCCGGGCTGCGACCACGTTGGCGCCGAGCATCGCGGCGCCGCCGAGGGGGCGTACGCCGGTCTGCTGGGCGGCTGCGAAGCCGCCGACGAGGCCGGCGGCGAGCAGGGGAGCGGTCGGGACGCGCGTCAGGTCAGGCACCTCACGAGCCTAGCCAGCGCTCAGTTGTGGCCCACGCGGCCCTTGCTGCCGGCGGCCCAGCAGACCGTGTCGACGCAGTCGATGGCGTGGTAGCCCTTCCTGCTCGCGCGCTTCCACGTGCGCCCGCCGTCGGTGGTGATGCTCGACCCGACCGACCCGTCGTAGTCGCCGGTCGCGACGGCGTACCTCGTGCCGCGCAGGAAGGCGACGTCCTCGCCGACGTGGGAGAGGTCGCCGCCGGTGGTCCAGGTCCGGCCGTCGCGGGTGTAGGCCGTCGTGTCCTCGGTGTCGTCGGCCTCCGCGAAGTCGCCGCCGACCGCGATGCCCACGCGGGGAGAGGCGAAGGCGCCCGCGAAGCCGCCGGCTGCCTCACCGGCCGGGATCCCCGAGGCGACGGCGGTCCAGGTGCGACCCCGGTCGTCGGAGCGGAGGACGCGTGACTTCTTGCCTCCGGTGACCAGGAACGCCGACCTGCCGGAGGTGACGAGGCAGTCGCCGCTGGCGGCGAAGCCGAACTCGTCCTTCGAGCGGGGCATGCCCTTGTCCGGCAGCACCGACCACGAGCGGCCCCGGTCGTCGGTGGCGAGGATGCGGAGCTTGCCGTCGACCGGGTCGCTCACCGCCAGTCCGTGCCTGCCCTTGCCGTAGAAGGCCATGCAGTCGTAGAACGCCTTCTCGTCGGTGTTGCGGAACGACTCGTCCCACGACGCGCCGCCGTCTGTCGAGCGGTAGATGCGGGACGCCTCGCCGGGGCCGATCGCGAGCACGTGCGCGACCGAGCCGTGCACCTCGACGTCGCGGAAGGACAGGCCCTCGGTGTCGTCGGGGCTGACGTCGGTCCAGGTCCGGCCCCGGTCGGTCGTGCGGAAGACGCGGGCCGGCCCGTCGTCGGTGAGGCTCTCGCCGGTGACCCAGGCCTCGCGCCTGCTCACGGCCTCGAGGCCGCGGAGGTTCTGGTCGGCGTCGACGACCGTCTCGCTCCAGCCGTCGCGGAACGGGTTCGGTCCGGCGGCCTCCGGCTGGGCCGCCGTGCTTGCGGGAAGGGTGAGCGCCAGGGCGGGGATCGTGAGGAGGGCAGGGATGAGGGCAGGGACTCCGAGTCGTCGCATCCGGTCACCTTCCACCCGTCGCGCCGACCGTGTCCAGACCCGTCGCCACCTGCAAGGACGCGCCTTGCGGCAGCGGATCGTCCGGAACCCGGTCTAGCGTCGGGGCATGAGCACTCCCGACCACGAGATCTGGGTCCCGCCGCCGTGGGAGCCGCCCATCGACGGCACCGAGGCCGAGCACCTGACCGGTGCGCTCGGCCGGATGCGGGCGACGCTGCGGTGGAAGGCCGACGGCCTCGACGAGGCCGGCCTCCGGCACCGACTGCCCTCGTCCTCGCTGTCCCTCGGCGGCCTGCTGCGCCACCTCGCGCTGGCCGAGGACTACTACCTGACCACCAAGCTGCGCGGTGAGGAGCTCGTCGAGCCGTGGCGCTCGCTCGGGCACGACGACACCGACGAGTGGGAGTTCGAGGCCGACCACTTCACGGCCGCCGAGACGTACGCCGTCTTCGACGAGGCGGTCGTCCGCAACACCCGGCGCATCGACGACGCCCTCGCCGAGGGCGGTCTCGACCTGGTGGCCCACATCGACGACGGCAGCGGCAACCACCCGCGGCTGAGGCGGCTCCTCGTCGACCTGCTCGAGGAGTACGCCCGGCACACCGGCCACGCCGACCTGCTCCGCGAGGCCGTCGACGGGCGCGTCGGCGAGGACCCGCCCGAGGACTGGACCCCTGCCTGGCTTGCCTGACTGTGTCCTCGTAGTTGTCCACAGACGCCGAGCGCCGCGGTTTGGCGGGCGTCGCGGCGGGGCATCCACCTCACATGTCGACCTACCAGGTGGAGCCCGATGAGCTCCGCACCACGGCGAGCGACCTGCGGTCCGCCGCCAAGGACGCCCGCGACGCCGACGCCAAGGATGCCGTCGACGAGCTCGCCGGCGCCCTCCCGGGCAGCAGCACCGCGAGCGTGATGCCGGAGTTCGCGACCGCGTGGGACGAGGGCATCACGGCGTGGGCCTCGTCGGTCGGCGACTTCGCCGACGGGCTCGACGCGGCCGCTGCCGACGCCGAGGCGGCCGACGCGCGGGCGCAGGCGTTCCAGGAGTGGCTGCGGACGTTCCTCGGAGGCGGGTCGTGAGCATCACCTTCGGCCGGCTCCGGTCCTGGCGCTCGGCGGGAGTGAAGGTGGCGAGCGACGAGCTGCGGGTCGACGTGCTGGCGCTGGAGAAGGCCCGCGACGTCGTGGAGTCCGATGCGGTCCCCGACGGGTGGACCGGCCTCGGCCGGTGGGCGGCTTCCGCGCGCCAGGCGGCGCTGGTCGCCCAGATGACGCGCCACATCGAGGGACTGGCCGACTTCGAGCGCCAGGTCTACGCCCAGATCGGCCCGGTCACCGCGATCGAGCAGGCCGTGCAGGACATCCTCACCGACGCCGCTGCCCAGCAGCTGGAGGTCGACGCGTCCGGCACCGTCAGCGACGTCGCCCCGAGGCCGACCTTCGACAACCGCTTCGAGGCGCAGGAGCACCAGGCGAGCCGGCAGCACGCCGTCAATGCCCTGGCCGCACGGGTGGGCGACGTCCTCGACGACGCCTACGCCGTCGACTCGGCGCTCATCGCCGCGCGGCCGCAGGGGTCGTTCAGCGACGACGGACCCGACTACGTCGTCGACCCGGAGGTCGAGCGCGACTGGGCCTCGATGTCCGACGACGAGCGCCGCAGGGTGCTCGAGCACATCGCGGAGCAGCAGGCCCGCGACGCGGGGGTCGACGACTTCGAGGTCCGCGTCGAGGACCTCGAGGACGCCGACGGCGACGGCAAGGACGACGACCCGACCACCGACTCCCGCGGCAGCTGGAGCGAGGGCGACCGCGTGCTGCGCATCGACGAGGGCAACCTCTCCGACCCGACCATCCTCGGCACCGTGGCCCACGAGGTCCGGCACGCCCAGCAGCGCAAGGAGGTCGACGACCTGCCCTGGTGGTGGTGGGAGGACTACGACGGTCCGCCCGGGGTCAGCCAGGCGGAGGTCGAGGAGTGGCGCGACAACTTCGACGACTACCAGACCACGAAGGACGACGGCTACGACGCCT is part of the Nocardioides cavernae genome and harbors:
- a CDS encoding sigma-70 family RNA polymerase sigma factor; amino-acid sequence: MDRTESFEAERPRLLGIATRVLGDHAEAEDVVQQAWLRLDRAVTRDGTDIDNLPAWLTTVTTRLCLDRLRARTPVPVEDPHLEDTLEPWSEPVTDPADDVALADTVGIALQAVIDRLSPRERVAFVLHDSFGFDFATIGAVLDTSPVAARKLASRARAKVAQPAPEDALADWEVVDAFMAAARGGDFERLLQLLAPDAVVGADEAAVLAGTPASIEGRDEVATFFNGSAQAAMAVFVGDRPASAWFHRGAAAVVFDFEVADGKVRAITFRAEPAVLEQVVRREGPEVR
- a CDS encoding mycothiol transferase — protein: MSTPDHEIWVPPPWEPPIDGTEAEHLTGALGRMRATLRWKADGLDEAGLRHRLPSSSLSLGGLLRHLALAEDYYLTTKLRGEELVEPWRSLGHDDTDEWEFEADHFTAAETYAVFDEAVVRNTRRIDDALAEGGLDLVAHIDDGSGNHPRLRRLLVDLLEEYARHTGHADLLREAVDGRVGEDPPEDWTPAWLA
- a CDS encoding prolyl oligopeptidase family serine peptidase, with amino-acid sequence MPALRPRAAGHVATVTAVLVLLAGCSSGADEPGSADPQDTPSATPTSESTSEPTEQPSEEPTEPPSEQPAEEPEPAHPISMAALAQADLTGGDLRLGTVRERTPAYTSYDVTFASTTMGRGTEPLRISGVLNVPTGRGPFPAVVLAHGYIDPAYYVRGQGMTRERGFLAQRGYVALHVDYRNHAESTDDPRVEQAVRLGYAADAVAALHALRTSDDVRVDPDRIALFGRSMGGGVMMKALAAEPGLFAAGVGWASVSSLEADNFAQFQRPDAPLAELKAGFRGRHGLPAEDPEFWRGVSPRPLFGDITEPVLMVHGRVDDTCPPPWARATQRAMTEAGVDATLEWYDDGHAFGPAFIAAMDRTVRFLDARMPA
- a CDS encoding oxidoreductase, with product MRRLGVPALIPALLTIPALALTLPASTAAQPEAAGPNPFRDGWSETVVDADQNLRGLEAVSRREAWVTGESLTDDGPARVFRTTDRGRTWTDVSPDDTEGLSFRDVEVHGSVAHVLAIGPGEASRIYRSTDGGASWDESFRNTDEKAFYDCMAFYGKGRHGLAVSDPVDGKLRILATDDRGRSWSVLPDKGMPRSKDEFGFAASGDCLVTSGRSAFLVTGGKKSRVLRSDDRGRTWTAVASGIPAGEAAGGFAGAFASPRVGIAVGGDFAEADDTEDTTAYTRDGRTWTTGGDLSHVGEDVAFLRGTRYAVATGDYDGSVGSSITTDGGRTWKRASRKGYHAIDCVDTVCWAAGSKGRVGHN
- a CDS encoding DUF1059 domain-containing protein, whose protein sequence is MKTMTCRQLGGPCDLAHRGETHDDVINAQDQHLKQAEKDGDEAHLPARKEMKGRWRHPKKSLGWYRQMQTDFAALPED